A genomic segment from Bacteroidia bacterium encodes:
- a CDS encoding tetratricopeptide repeat protein, translating to MRKLTKRLILLTFLFIFFVPISAQIIDTLLIDSFLLKSSQLVTINPDSARHYIKRAHYLISNSKSKSRIPRWGFVMGQLEHQRGNLSNAAHYYKVSSSAFKKLNNDEMFAKSTFNLGIVYFELGDYTQALSHYLNALNIFTRHNFIPDCISANNSIGSLYYQMHNYKEALFYFERAIKLSKELKLEAHTAMLNGNIGNTLSELGRNQEAMSHYKQSIAYYNQIDDKKGLSILYGNISVEYDLLNNSDSAIFYGKRSLELSENLSRKLGICIQTASLGKLFYKKGDFPISEKYLLQSLEIAQNLPSLDDTKIAALYLSQLYDTTGNTLMALKYFKLYSEAKDSLLNESKSEEIGRLQAKHEFDQVQEKMNLIHEYELKLASEREHRQTLLALTMIICLILVIIFLVIIYKRFMLTRKQKKLIEEQKILVEHKQREILDSINYARRIQLSRMPSENLIKKELERLVFKQ from the coding sequence ATGAGAAAGCTTACAAAAAGACTCATACTATTAACATTTCTCTTTATTTTTTTTGTACCTATATCGGCACAAATCATTGACACGTTACTAATAGATTCTTTCCTTTTAAAATCCTCACAACTCGTTACAATTAATCCCGACTCAGCCAGACATTATATAAAAAGGGCCCATTATCTAATATCAAATTCAAAATCTAAATCCAGAATCCCACGTTGGGGTTTTGTCATGGGACAATTAGAGCATCAACGGGGTAACCTATCAAACGCCGCTCATTATTACAAAGTCTCTTCATCGGCGTTCAAGAAGTTGAATAATGATGAGATGTTTGCAAAATCGACATTCAATCTGGGGATAGTGTATTTTGAATTAGGAGACTATACACAAGCGCTTTCTCATTACCTCAACGCCCTAAATATATTTACAAGGCATAATTTTATACCCGACTGCATTTCAGCAAACAATTCTATTGGAAGTCTTTATTATCAGATGCACAATTACAAAGAGGCACTTTTTTATTTCGAAAGAGCAATCAAACTTTCAAAGGAGCTCAAACTGGAGGCTCATACTGCCATGCTCAATGGAAACATAGGAAATACGTTGTCTGAATTGGGTAGAAATCAGGAAGCGATGTCTCATTATAAACAATCTATTGCCTATTACAATCAAATAGATGACAAAAAAGGTCTTTCTATTTTATATGGAAATATTTCAGTTGAATATGACCTCCTGAATAATTCTGATTCTGCAATATTTTATGGAAAAAGGTCATTAGAACTGTCGGAAAATCTTTCAAGAAAGCTTGGAATATGTATACAAACCGCCTCATTGGGAAAGCTATTCTACAAAAAAGGAGATTTTCCCATTTCGGAAAAGTATTTATTACAATCCCTTGAGATCGCTCAAAATTTGCCATCCCTTGACGACACAAAAATTGCAGCATTATACTTAAGTCAACTTTACGATACAACTGGCAACACTTTAATGGCTCTGAAATATTTTAAGTTATACTCAGAGGCGAAGGACAGCCTGCTGAATGAGAGTAAAAGTGAAGAAATTGGAAGATTACAAGCAAAGCATGAGTTCGATCAGGTTCAGGAAAAAATGAATTTAATACATGAATACGAGTTAAAACTCGCAAGTGAAAGGGAACATAGGCAAACGCTTTTAGCATTGACTATGATTATCTGTTTGATATTAGTCATTATTTTTCTAGTAATAATTTATAAAAGATTTATGTTAACTCGTAAGCAAAAGAAATTGATTGAAGAACAAAAAATACTTGTTGAACATAAACAAAGGGAAATTCTGGACAGTATCAATTACGCCAGAAGAATTCAACTTTCGCGTATGCCTTCTGAGAATTTAATTAAAAAGGAATTAGAGCGTTTAGTTTTTAAACAATAA
- a CDS encoding DEAD/DEAH box helicase family protein, with the protein MTEDDTRADYIDPKLREVGWDNKTVDVKIHRNYPITLGKIKATGGRGIPIRADYLLTYKTRKMAVVEAKAYDIPVGEGVAQAKNYAEKLQVDDAYASNGREIYHIDMDSAQEGLRDKFHTPDELWNKAFPKTNEWQDKFDSVPYEDKGGSMGGRFYQDIAVERTLDAIANKQNRILLTLATGTGKTFIAFQIAWKLFHTRWNTSYEASRRPRILFLADRNILADQAYNAFSAFPEDALVRIRPSEIKKKGKVPTNGSIFFTIFQTFMSGPNDTPYFGEYPKDYFDFIIIDECHRGGANDESTWRGIMEYFSPAVQIGLTATPKRRENADTYKYFGKPVFIYSLKDGIEDGFLTPFKVRQIKTSLDEYTYKEEDQVLEGDIDKERTYTESDFNRIIEIKAREEKRVRLLMDMLHPDEKTLVFCANQDHAAAIRDLINQYKKSKETKYCVRVTANDGELGEQYLREFQDNEKSLPTVLTTSYKLSTGVDARNVRNIVLLRPVNNIIEFKQIVGRGTRLFDDKNFFTIYDFVNASERFKDPEWDGEPVEPVITDDDPNYEPEEARAFEDPEAQEERERKARVKIKLGSGKEHQITHHISTTFIGPDGKPLTLQEFLDMLYGKIPEFFRNEEELRRIWSQPDTRKALLDQLEGAGFGVDELKTLQKVIDAEKCDLFDVLEYIVYSAKPLTRERRVAGAQRTIFSSLEPAQKEFIEFVLDQYIQSGVEELDQEKLPVLLELKYQSVSDATEKLGGVSNIRDLFINFQKELYREGVA; encoded by the coding sequence ATGACGGAAGACGATACAAGAGCAGATTACATTGACCCCAAACTGCGCGAGGTTGGCTGGGATAATAAAACCGTGGATGTAAAAATTCACCGCAACTACCCCATTACGCTAGGGAAAATAAAAGCTACCGGGGGCAGGGGCATACCCATTCGCGCAGATTACCTGTTGACCTACAAAACCCGAAAGATGGCCGTTGTAGAGGCAAAAGCGTATGACATTCCGGTTGGAGAAGGAGTTGCACAGGCAAAAAACTATGCGGAGAAATTGCAAGTGGATGATGCCTATGCTTCTAACGGGCGGGAAATCTATCACATTGATATGGATTCCGCCCAGGAAGGGTTGCGGGATAAATTTCATACCCCGGACGAACTCTGGAACAAGGCATTCCCGAAAACAAACGAATGGCAGGATAAATTTGATTCCGTTCCGTACGAAGATAAAGGCGGAAGCATGGGCGGGCGCTTTTACCAGGATATTGCCGTAGAGCGCACTCTGGATGCCATAGCTAACAAACAAAACCGCATCCTGCTCACGCTGGCCACCGGTACCGGAAAAACATTCATTGCCTTCCAGATTGCGTGGAAGCTATTTCATACACGCTGGAATACCAGTTACGAAGCAAGTCGCAGGCCGCGTATTTTATTTCTTGCTGACAGAAATATTTTGGCAGATCAGGCCTACAATGCGTTCTCTGCATTTCCGGAAGATGCACTCGTGCGCATCCGTCCAAGTGAAATAAAAAAGAAAGGGAAAGTCCCTACCAACGGAAGTATTTTCTTCACCATCTTCCAGACCTTCATGAGCGGCCCGAACGATACGCCCTATTTCGGAGAATACCCGAAAGACTATTTCGATTTCATCATCATTGACGAGTGCCACCGTGGAGGAGCGAATGATGAGAGCACCTGGCGTGGGATCATGGAATATTTCAGTCCCGCCGTGCAAATAGGACTCACAGCCACCCCAAAACGCAGGGAAAACGCCGACACCTATAAATATTTTGGTAAGCCGGTTTTTATCTATTCATTAAAGGATGGCATCGAGGACGGTTTTCTTACACCCTTCAAGGTGCGGCAGATAAAGACTTCATTGGATGAATATACGTACAAGGAAGAAGATCAGGTATTGGAAGGAGACATAGATAAAGAAAGGACCTATACCGAATCCGATTTTAACCGTATCATTGAGATCAAGGCGCGGGAAGAAAAACGGGTCAGGTTGTTAATGGATATGCTTCACCCGGATGAGAAGACGCTGGTATTCTGCGCCAACCAGGATCACGCCGCTGCCATCCGCGATCTCATCAATCAATACAAGAAAAGCAAGGAAACAAAATATTGCGTACGGGTGACGGCCAACGACGGCGAACTGGGAGAGCAGTATCTGAGGGAATTCCAGGACAATGAGAAGAGTCTGCCTACCGTTCTCACCACATCCTACAAACTGTCCACCGGCGTGGATGCACGGAATGTTCGAAATATTGTCCTGCTACGCCCTGTGAATAACATCATTGAATTCAAGCAGATCGTAGGACGGGGAACCCGCTTATTTGACGACAAGAATTTTTTTACGATTTACGATTTTGTAAATGCCAGCGAACGGTTCAAGGATCCGGAATGGGATGGGGAGCCGGTGGAACCGGTCATTACCGACGATGACCCGAATTATGAACCGGAAGAAGCCAGGGCCTTTGAGGATCCAGAAGCTCAGGAGGAACGCGAAAGGAAGGCAAGGGTGAAGATAAAACTAGGCAGCGGGAAAGAGCATCAGATTACGCACCACATTTCCACCACCTTCATCGGACCCGACGGAAAGCCCTTGACCCTGCAGGAATTTCTGGACATGCTTTATGGGAAAATACCGGAGTTTTTCAGAAATGAGGAAGAGCTACGGAGGATATGGAGCCAGCCGGACACGCGAAAAGCGTTATTGGATCAGTTGGAAGGCGCAGGGTTCGGTGTGGATGAGCTAAAGACCCTTCAAAAAGTCATAGATGCCGAAAAATGCGATCTTTTTGATGTACTGGAATACATAGTCTATTCCGCAAAGCCGCTTACGCGAGAACGGCGGGTGGCAGGCGCACAGCGGACGATCTTCAGCTCGTTAGAGCCCGCTCAAAAGGAGTTTATCGAGTTCGTTCTGGACCAATACATTCAATCCGGCGTTGAAGAGCTGGACCAGGAAAAGTTACCGGTGCTGCTGGAGCTGAAATACCAGTCGGTTTCCGATGCCACCGAAAAACTCGGCGGAGTTTCTAACATCAGGGACTTATTCATTAATTTTCAAAAGGAGTTGTATCGGGAGGGGGTAGCGTGA
- a CDS encoding restriction endonuclease subunit S — MDGEFECHEWKGENALLNQRVCKLQDFEKYIYPKFLFYGINKYLKAIEEVTAYTTVKHISSRQIENIEFPLPPLPEQKYIVEILDKAFAAIDKAKQNAEKNLRNAGELFESYLSEIFSKNDWDVKTLNQISVNLDSKRVPITKKIRSEGSIPYYGASGIVDYVADYLFDEDLLCVSEDGANLLARVYPIAFSISGKTWVNNHAHVLKFENMVNQKFVEVYLNSIKLDDFVSGMAQPKLNQAMLNKIPIPFPSMKEQQSIVKKLDLLSTETKKLEVIYEQKINALEELKKSILQKAFSGQLTAKEAIPA, encoded by the coding sequence ATGGACGGAGAGTTTGAATGCCATGAATGGAAAGGAGAAAATGCACTTCTTAATCAGCGGGTCTGTAAATTGCAGGATTTCGAAAAGTATATTTATCCAAAATTTCTCTTTTACGGAATAAACAAGTATCTGAAAGCAATAGAAGAGGTTACTGCATATACAACCGTCAAGCATATTTCTTCTCGGCAAATAGAAAACATCGAATTCCCCCTTCCACCCCTCCCCGAACAAAAATACATCGTAGAAATTTTGGACAAAGCCTTTGCCGCTATTGACAAAGCAAAGCAAAACGCAGAAAAAAATTTGCGGAATGCAGGGGAGCTTTTTGAGAGTTATTTAAGCGAGATATTTTCGAAAAATGATTGGGATGTAAAAACATTAAATCAAATTTCTGTTAATCTGGATAGCAAACGGGTACCCATAACAAAAAAGATTCGTAGCGAAGGTTCAATTCCTTATTATGGTGCTTCTGGCATCGTAGATTACGTTGCCGATTATTTATTTGATGAAGATTTATTATGCGTTTCTGAAGATGGGGCAAATCTTTTGGCAAGAGTTTATCCAATCGCATTTTCCATATCAGGAAAAACTTGGGTGAATAATCATGCCCATGTCTTGAAGTTTGAAAATATGGTCAACCAAAAATTTGTCGAAGTATATCTTAACTCGATAAAGTTGGATGATTTTGTCAGTGGAATGGCTCAGCCCAAATTAAATCAAGCCATGCTTAACAAGATTCCTATCCCATTTCCTTCAATGAAAGAACAACAATCTATAGTCAAGAAACTGGATTTACTTTCGACTGAAACGAAAAAATTGGAAGTGATTTACGAACAAAAAATAAATGCATTGGAAGAATTAAAAAAATCTATTCTGCAAAAGGCATTCAGTGGTCAATTAACTGCTAAAGAAGCAATACCCGCATGA
- a CDS encoding SAM-dependent DNA methyltransferase, which translates to MFEQVFKSIDDILRKEAGCQSELDYVEQTSWVLFLKYLDALEKEKKTAAELSEKKYEPIISSQYKWENWAAPKGKDGKLDHHKALGGDDLIDFVDQKLFPYLKKFKKDAEGYDTIEYKIGEIFSELKNKIQSGYNLREVINLVDELRFQKSEEKHEMSHLYEDKIKNMGNAGRNGGEYYTPRPLIRTIVKVVAPEIGNKIYDGAAGSCGFLVEAFDYLKSKKKLSTGDMRTLQKKTFYGKEKKSLAYIIGIMNMILHGIEAPNIIHTNTLAENLADIQEKDRYNVVLANPPFGGKERAEIQQNFPIKSSETAYLFLEHFIKMLKVGGKAGIVIKNTFLSNTDNASVSLRRHLLEACNLHTVLDLPGGTFTGAGVKTVVLFFEKGTPTKKIWYYQLNLERNLGKTNPLNENDLAEFIKLQKTFAESENSWTVKLKDVDETTCDLSVKNPNKKDETVLREPEEILAEMKKLDTETNEILEKISELI; encoded by the coding sequence ATGTTTGAACAAGTCTTCAAATCCATTGACGACATCCTGCGAAAGGAAGCCGGTTGCCAGAGCGAGCTGGACTATGTGGAGCAGACCAGCTGGGTGCTGTTCCTCAAATACCTTGACGCGCTCGAAAAGGAAAAAAAGACCGCAGCCGAACTTTCCGAAAAAAAATATGAGCCGATCATTTCTTCGCAGTATAAATGGGAGAACTGGGCGGCACCGAAAGGCAAGGATGGTAAACTCGATCACCACAAGGCGCTCGGTGGTGATGACCTTATTGATTTCGTGGACCAGAAATTATTCCCGTACCTGAAAAAATTTAAAAAGGATGCGGAAGGATATGATACCATCGAATACAAGATCGGGGAAATATTTTCGGAACTGAAAAATAAAATCCAGAGCGGATACAACCTGCGCGAAGTGATAAATCTTGTGGACGAACTGCGCTTCCAGAAATCGGAGGAGAAGCACGAGATGAGCCATCTGTACGAGGATAAGATAAAAAATATGGGCAACGCCGGACGTAATGGCGGAGAGTATTATACCCCTCGGCCCCTCATCCGCACCATTGTGAAAGTGGTTGCCCCGGAAATTGGAAATAAAATTTACGATGGGGCTGCAGGCTCCTGCGGTTTTTTAGTGGAGGCCTTCGACTACCTGAAATCAAAAAAGAAACTATCCACGGGCGACATGCGAACCCTGCAGAAGAAAACATTCTACGGCAAGGAGAAAAAATCGCTGGCGTATATCATCGGTATCATGAACATGATCCTGCACGGCATTGAAGCACCCAACATCATCCATACCAACACCCTTGCCGAGAACCTGGCCGACATTCAGGAAAAGGACCGCTACAATGTGGTGCTGGCGAATCCTCCCTTTGGGGGAAAGGAGCGTGCCGAGATACAGCAGAACTTTCCCATCAAGAGCAGTGAAACGGCATACCTCTTCCTGGAGCATTTTATAAAAATGCTGAAAGTCGGGGGCAAGGCGGGCATTGTTATCAAGAACACTTTCCTGAGCAATACCGATAACGCATCCGTTTCCCTGCGCAGGCACCTGCTTGAAGCCTGTAACCTGCACACCGTGCTCGATCTGCCGGGCGGAACTTTTACCGGTGCCGGAGTAAAAACGGTGGTATTGTTTTTTGAAAAGGGCACGCCCACCAAAAAAATCTGGTATTACCAACTGAACCTTGAGCGCAACCTCGGCAAAACAAACCCTCTGAACGAAAATGACCTTGCAGAGTTTATAAAATTGCAGAAAACATTTGCTGAAAGCGAAAACTCGTGGACTGTAAAACTGAAGGATGTGGACGAAACCACCTGCGACCTCTCGGTAAAAAACCCGAATAAAAAAGACGAAACAGTTTTGCGCGAACCGGAAGAAATACTGGCGGAGATGAAGAAGTTGGATACTGAAACAAACGAAATTCTTGAAAAGATTTCTGAACTTATATGA
- a CDS encoding thioredoxin family protein — protein MRAWGCGTDTHHTSGVSEAELCHKQKRYMNAQELLKKINHSYRYHEYSELVQRLGAEGKTSGTEQKEAQLAATKLNAQRMKRLDKTAVIPEALCAKLGGLHRRWIWVLLTEAWCGDGAQNIPYIGKLAACSPQIDLRLILRDEHPEIMDQFLTNGTRSVPKLVCIDAEKMLILGSWGPRSKEIQDRVLQFKKEHPAVPHEEFLENLHGWYAKDKGAALFASLEPLLTEWMAHI, from the coding sequence ATGCGGGCTTGGGGTTGCGGAACTGACACACATCATACCTCAGGCGTAAGTGAGGCCGAACTTTGCCATAAACAGAAGAGGTATATGAATGCGCAGGAATTGTTGAAGAAAATAAATCATTCGTATCGTTATCACGAGTACAGCGAGTTGGTACAACGTTTAGGAGCTGAGGGTAAGACAAGCGGTACAGAGCAGAAGGAGGCACAATTAGCGGCCACCAAACTTAACGCACAGCGCATGAAGCGGCTGGATAAGACCGCTGTAATTCCGGAGGCACTCTGTGCGAAGCTGGGAGGGCTGCATCGCAGGTGGATATGGGTATTGCTCACGGAGGCATGGTGTGGAGACGGCGCGCAGAATATTCCATACATCGGAAAGCTGGCGGCCTGTTCACCGCAGATTGATCTGCGTTTGATTTTGCGCGACGAGCATCCGGAGATTATGGATCAGTTTTTAACAAACGGCACCCGTTCGGTTCCGAAGCTGGTATGCATTGATGCGGAGAAGATGCTGATACTGGGAAGCTGGGGGCCACGTTCAAAAGAAATTCAGGATCGCGTGTTGCAGTTCAAAAAGGAGCATCCGGCGGTACCCCACGAAGAGTTCCTGGAAAATCTTCACGGCTGGTATGCAAAGGACAAAGGCGCCGCATTATTTGCAAGCCTGGAACCACTGCTAACGGAGTGGATGGCGCATATATAA
- a CDS encoding YncE family protein has product MKTRQLLLFLFVIALAAPRCRKHNCKKEIIEKVYVANEMSGTVTIFDADDLEVLKTVDLDDKDEMFMPHNVQVAPDQRSVWISAPNMHHGEGDDRVVVLKGKRDRDAHRISIGTEQHPAHVLVDDASTYAYITATEPGQVIMMDAQKYKVIKRIDIGSGSEPHGMRYMNGKLYVACMGSQSIAVVEPESGTVTHIPVGGIAVQTAVIPGLNTVFVSVYDLKEVVRYNVSTGDTTRIPLPAGSEGPIQMYPSPDGQRIYVCDQGIVNGNPSSNKLYVINTSTNTVTNTVTVGNGAHGVVTNSDGTRIFVTNLKDNSVSVVDAQSLTVIGTVPVGEKPNGISVMKCNCY; this is encoded by the coding sequence ATGAAAACCAGACAATTATTGCTATTTCTATTCGTAATCGCTCTGGCCGCACCCCGGTGCAGAAAGCATAATTGTAAGAAAGAGATCATCGAAAAAGTGTATGTGGCCAATGAGATGTCCGGTACCGTAACCATTTTTGATGCCGATGATCTGGAGGTGCTGAAAACCGTGGACCTTGATGATAAGGATGAGATGTTTATGCCCCATAATGTGCAGGTGGCTCCTGATCAGCGCTCCGTATGGATAAGTGCTCCTAATATGCACCACGGTGAAGGAGATGACCGCGTGGTGGTGCTCAAAGGTAAACGCGACCGCGATGCTCACCGCATCAGCATAGGCACGGAACAACATCCTGCACATGTGTTGGTGGATGATGCTTCTACGTATGCGTATATTACCGCAACGGAACCCGGACAGGTGATCATGATGGATGCGCAGAAATACAAAGTGATCAAACGCATTGATATCGGCAGCGGAAGCGAACCGCACGGTATGCGCTATATGAACGGCAAACTTTATGTTGCATGCATGGGATCTCAAAGTATCGCCGTGGTGGAACCGGAGAGCGGCACCGTTACGCATATACCTGTGGGCGGGATTGCGGTTCAAACGGCCGTGATTCCCGGATTAAACACCGTATTCGTGTCGGTGTACGATCTTAAAGAAGTGGTTCGCTACAACGTGAGTACAGGTGATACTACGCGCATTCCGCTTCCTGCCGGTTCGGAGGGACCTATACAGATGTATCCTTCACCGGACGGGCAAAGGATCTATGTTTGCGACCAGGGTATTGTGAACGGAAATCCTTCCTCCAATAAACTCTATGTAATAAACACAAGCACAAATACGGTTACAAATACGGTAACGGTTGGGAACGGCGCTCATGGAGTGGTGACGAATTCCGACGGCACGCGCATCTTTGTAACCAATCTGAAGGATAATTCTGTAAGCGTGGTCGACGCGCAATCACTGACAGTGATCGGTACTGTGCCGGTGGGAGAAAAGCCCAACGGAATTTCTGTTATGAAATGTAATTGTTACTGA
- the moaA gene encoding GTP 3',8-cyclase MoaA: MSEFPSITDPFGRVHDYLRISLTERCNLRCFYCMPEEGIPLRPKAQFMTRDEVLKIASVFVESGVKKIRLTGGEPLVRNDAAEIIRGLGQLPVELVITTNGVLADGFIDVFKESGIRSVNVSLDSLKPERLKQITRRDHVEKVLTNVDRLLDQGFRVKLNAVLIKGVNDDEITEFIEYTRDRAVFYRFIEFMPFDGNKWNWSKGVSYREIMERAAEKYGEKVERLEDAKNDTSRNYRVKGYKGGFAVISTVSNPFCDTCNRMRLTADGKMKNCLFSGTETDILGALRSGKEIRPLIYESVWHKKKSRGGMESMEELSDPLLHRKNRTMISIGG; this comes from the coding sequence ATGAGTGAATTCCCCTCTATAACAGATCCTTTCGGACGTGTCCACGATTACCTGCGGATATCCCTCACGGAGCGGTGTAATCTGCGGTGCTTTTACTGCATGCCGGAGGAGGGAATTCCTCTTCGTCCGAAAGCGCAATTCATGACCCGCGACGAAGTGCTGAAGATTGCTTCGGTATTTGTGGAATCGGGCGTGAAAAAGATCCGGCTCACCGGAGGTGAACCGCTGGTGCGAAACGATGCCGCCGAAATCATCCGCGGGCTGGGGCAACTACCCGTTGAGCTGGTGATCACCACCAACGGTGTACTGGCCGACGGTTTCATAGATGTGTTTAAGGAGTCCGGGATACGATCCGTCAATGTCAGTCTGGATTCCCTGAAGCCGGAGCGCTTAAAGCAGATCACCCGGCGCGATCACGTGGAGAAAGTACTTACGAATGTGGATCGTTTGCTGGATCAAGGATTCAGGGTTAAACTGAATGCCGTTCTTATCAAAGGAGTGAACGATGATGAGATAACGGAGTTTATTGAATACACACGCGACCGCGCTGTTTTCTATCGTTTTATTGAGTTCATGCCGTTCGACGGTAACAAGTGGAACTGGAGCAAGGGAGTATCGTACCGGGAAATCATGGAAAGAGCTGCAGAGAAGTACGGCGAAAAAGTAGAGCGGCTGGAGGATGCTAAAAATGATACCTCCAGGAATTACAGGGTGAAGGGATACAAAGGGGGATTCGCCGTTATCAGCACCGTTTCCAACCCCTTTTGTGATACCTGCAACCGCATGCGCCTCACTGCCGACGGAAAAATGAAGAACTGTCTTTTTTCCGGAACAGAAACGGATATTCTGGGCGCCCTTCGCTCAGGGAAGGAGATCCGTCCGCTCATCTATGAATCGGTATGGCATAAGAAGAAGAGCAGGGGAGGAATGGAGAGCATGGAGGAACTTTCAGATCCGCTGCTGCACCGGAAGAACCGGACGATGATCAGTATTGGAGGCTGA
- a CDS encoding hemerythrin domain-containing protein, with protein sequence MDLKTLSKNDPLKRNAEKGLEHVEHSPMDPPSAYEQPGKADLAAVTAVPVRELMEEHKHAIEVATRFENALIAYKAGGYKMDEQINKAFAEFYRFVDDDLLPHNDKEEKHLFPLLREKLIANGEHSVGEEKFTAIEVMEDDHVKFIQLSTLSFNLLGLATRIRDEVSRIFILDHAYESAREFVELLKLHIYREDVTLFPLAEKYFSEAEMKNVELRMHGK encoded by the coding sequence ATGGACCTTAAGACCCTCTCTAAGAATGACCCCCTCAAGCGAAACGCCGAGAAGGGCCTGGAACATGTGGAGCATTCTCCCATGGATCCGCCCTCGGCCTATGAACAGCCCGGGAAGGCAGACCTTGCTGCTGTTACCGCCGTTCCTGTGAGGGAGCTGATGGAGGAACATAAACATGCCATAGAGGTGGCTACACGTTTTGAAAACGCGCTCATTGCCTACAAGGCCGGCGGCTATAAAATGGACGAACAGATCAATAAGGCATTTGCTGAATTCTACCGTTTTGTGGACGATGATCTTTTACCGCATAACGACAAGGAGGAGAAGCATCTTTTCCCCCTGTTGCGCGAGAAACTTATTGCGAATGGTGAGCACAGTGTAGGCGAGGAGAAGTTTACCGCCATTGAGGTGATGGAGGATGATCATGTAAAATTCATTCAGCTCAGCACGCTTTCTTTCAATTTATTGGGATTGGCCACGCGTATCCGCGATGAGGTTTCACGCATCTTCATTCTGGATCATGCCTACGAAAGCGCAAGGGAATTTGTAGAGTTGCTGAAACTGCATATTTACCGCGAGGATGTTACATTGTTCCCCCTGGCGGAGAAGTACTTTTCAGAAGCGGAAATGAAAAATGTAGAACTCCGCATGCATGGAAAATGA